A genomic segment from Lignipirellula cremea encodes:
- a CDS encoding YcxB family protein: MKLKYENSLEDVVAFSRYHNAHSPAVMKAKFTCMILVSVLVIFGSLFIPTTDYISRPIIIAGAIVFSGIFSVMFHYQFAGTTDRQVRRLYKEGNNKSIFGQHEIQIDNNGLSKRTAFNESRQSWQGVERIVETDRYVFIYVASLMAHVIPKQSVIEGDLDAFLVLAKQLWHENNPDAAGKQRR; the protein is encoded by the coding sequence ATGAAACTGAAATACGAAAATTCGCTCGAAGATGTGGTCGCGTTTAGCCGCTACCACAACGCCCATTCGCCTGCTGTTATGAAGGCGAAGTTCACCTGTATGATTCTCGTGTCGGTGCTGGTGATCTTCGGCTCGCTGTTCATTCCGACGACTGACTATATCTCACGTCCCATCATCATCGCCGGTGCAATCGTGTTCTCAGGGATATTCTCGGTGATGTTCCATTACCAATTTGCTGGGACCACGGATCGTCAGGTTCGCCGCCTGTATAAAGAAGGAAATAACAAGAGTATCTTTGGCCAGCACGAAATTCAAATCGACAACAACGGACTGTCCAAACGAACCGCATTTAACGAATCACGTCAGTCCTGGCAAGGCGTTGAGCGTATCGTCGAGACTGACAGATACGTATTTATTTATGTCGCGTCGTTAATGGCGCACGTCATTCCCAAACAATCGGTCATCGAAGGCGACCTGGATGCATTCCTCGTCCTGGCAAAGCAGCTTTGGCACGAAAACAATCCTGACGCTGCGGGCAAACAACGAAGATGA
- a CDS encoding site-specific integrase: MSELRRRMTEDLQLRGLSERTQEAYLRAVRKLAEHFRTPPDRLSEEQVRQYLLYLKNDCGFAPGSMRVAVSGVKFFYHFTAPRAWATLCNIRIPPQKTLPDVLSRPEVRQLLAAVRTRHNRAYLWTVYACGLRLNEGLHLQVADLDSQRMMLHVHRGKGAKDRFILLPQELLAMLRRYWLEHRNPRWLFPALGRGRNQGGVADKPMAEASVQGAWKRVVDQSGLAKSVSIPTLRHSYASHLIEAGVGLRRVQQLLGHSSLQTTARYLHVTEPGGEHTRQIIDQLMQGVGAALDAGA, translated from the coding sequence ATGAGCGAGTTGCGACGGCGGATGACGGAGGACCTGCAGCTGCGGGGCTTGAGCGAACGCACCCAGGAGGCGTATCTGCGGGCGGTGCGGAAGTTGGCAGAACACTTTCGCACGCCGCCGGATCGGCTGAGCGAGGAGCAGGTGCGGCAGTATTTGCTGTATCTCAAGAATGACTGCGGTTTTGCTCCCGGCTCGATGCGCGTCGCTGTTAGTGGCGTGAAGTTCTTTTATCACTTCACCGCGCCGCGCGCTTGGGCCACGCTGTGCAACATTCGCATCCCGCCGCAGAAGACGTTGCCCGACGTGCTGTCGCGGCCGGAGGTGCGGCAGTTGCTCGCCGCCGTGCGGACGCGCCACAACCGGGCTTACTTGTGGACGGTCTACGCTTGCGGCTTGCGGCTCAATGAAGGGCTGCATCTGCAGGTCGCCGATCTCGACAGCCAGCGGATGATGCTGCATGTGCATCGCGGCAAAGGCGCCAAGGATCGTTTCATTCTCCTGCCGCAAGAACTGCTGGCGATGCTGCGCCGTTACTGGCTCGAACATCGTAACCCGCGCTGGTTGTTTCCCGCTTTGGGACGCGGCCGCAACCAAGGCGGCGTCGCCGACAAGCCGATGGCCGAAGCCAGCGTGCAGGGCGCCTGGAAGCGGGTCGTCGATCAGTCAGGGCTGGCCAAATCGGTCTCGATTCCTACGCTGCGGCACAGCTACGCCTCGCACCTGATCGAAGCCGGCGTCGGGTTGCGACGCGTGCAGCAGCTGCTGGGCCATAGTTCGTTGCAGACCACCGCGAGGTACTTGCACGTCACCGAGCCCGGCGGCGAACACACGCGCCAGATCATCGATCAGCTGATGCAAGGCGTCGGCGCCGCCTTGGATGCGGGAGCGTAG
- a CDS encoding IS91 family transposase has product MLTVADVLRRHGPAYLERHATTMPVEQKRVLRCIMACRTGELGTVHYACRQCGQAHVMGRSCGNRHCPSCQSEKGGVWCERQLARLLPCHYFLLTFTVPQAFREFARRHPRAAYAAMFRASSDALKTLAADPKRLGVKTLGFFGALHTWGRDLNYHPHLHYVVPGGGLDAEGQWRQTPTNFFLPCQPLSLLYRGKLRAALAAEGLLDEVDDSVWSESWVVDCQAVGDGAAAVKYLAPYVFRVALSDKRIVACDEQSVTFRYRRSGSQRWRTMRLDADEFVRRFLQHVLPRGLQKVRHYGFLSPRAGQPIESLKWLVAAALGLLFWLAWTETVIAPPTPDFACSECGGPLMRIRFEPPPPPRPIPTSQPP; this is encoded by the coding sequence ATGCTGACGGTCGCCGATGTTCTTCGTCGGCACGGTCCCGCCTACCTGGAACGCCACGCGACGACGATGCCTGTCGAACAGAAACGCGTGCTGCGCTGCATCATGGCTTGCCGCACCGGCGAGTTGGGGACCGTGCATTACGCCTGCCGCCAGTGCGGGCAGGCGCATGTGATGGGTCGCTCGTGCGGCAACCGCCATTGCCCCAGCTGTCAAAGCGAGAAGGGCGGCGTCTGGTGCGAACGACAGCTCGCCAGGCTGCTGCCGTGCCATTACTTCTTGTTGACGTTCACGGTTCCCCAGGCGTTCCGCGAGTTCGCTCGGCGACACCCGCGCGCCGCGTACGCCGCCATGTTCCGCGCTTCGAGTGACGCCCTCAAGACGTTGGCCGCCGACCCGAAACGGTTAGGCGTCAAGACGCTGGGCTTCTTCGGAGCGTTGCACACCTGGGGCCGCGACTTGAACTATCATCCGCACCTGCATTACGTCGTCCCCGGCGGAGGGCTGGACGCGGAAGGCCAATGGCGGCAGACGCCGACCAACTTCTTTCTGCCGTGTCAACCTCTGTCACTCCTGTACCGCGGGAAGCTGCGTGCGGCGCTTGCCGCAGAGGGCTTGCTGGACGAGGTCGACGACTCGGTCTGGAGCGAGTCCTGGGTGGTCGATTGCCAGGCGGTCGGCGACGGCGCGGCGGCGGTCAAGTATCTGGCGCCTTACGTGTTTCGCGTCGCCCTGTCCGACAAGCGGATCGTGGCCTGCGACGAACAATCGGTGACGTTCCGCTATCGCCGCAGCGGTTCGCAGCGCTGGCGCACAATGCGGCTGGACGCAGACGAGTTCGTGCGGCGATTTCTGCAGCACGTCCTGCCGCGAGGGCTGCAAAAGGTTCGTCATTATGGGTTCCTCAGTCCTCGCGCGGGGCAACCGATCGAGTCGCTGAAGTGGCTGGTCGCGGCCGCCTTGGGCTTGCTGTTCTGGCTGGCCTGGACGGAAACCGTCATCGCGCCGCCGACGCCCGACTTCGCCTGCAGCGAGTGCGGCGGGCCTTTGATGCGTATCCGTTTCGAGCCGCCTCCGCCGCCGAGGCCCATCCCCACTTCTCAACCGCCCTAG
- a CDS encoding DUF7677 family protein translates to MVLLSKGLLDDDRWDWDVERSDWKHYQSGFCDPTILRTTLSVFLNNLTLDEESGVVNYHDAKFRGFQYFRALIDPTYPIAKVSPPFDSAELDEPDWRVWEA, encoded by the coding sequence ATGGTCCTGCTGAGCAAAGGTCTGCTCGATGACGACCGCTGGGATTGGGATGTGGAGCGATCTGACTGGAAACACTATCAATCCGGCTTTTGTGATCCGACAATCCTTCGGACAACACTGTCTGTTTTCCTCAATAACTTAACACTCGATGAGGAAAGTGGAGTCGTAAACTACCATGACGCGAAGTTTCGAGGGTTTCAATACTTCCGTGCCTTAATCGATCCGACCTATCCAATCGCGAAAGTCTCGCCTCCATTTGATTCTGCGGAACTTGACGAGCCGGACTGGCGTGTTTGGGAGGCATAA
- a CDS encoding site-specific integrase, producing the protein MSELRRRMTEDLQLRGLSERTQEAYLRAVRKLAEHFRTPPDRLSEEQVRQYLLYLKNDCGFAPGSMRVAVNGVKFFYHFTAPREWATLCNIRIPPQKTLPDVLSRPEVRQLLAAVRTRHNRAYLWTVYACGLRLNEGLHLQVADLDSQRMMLHVHRGKGAKDRFILLPQELLAMLRRYWLEHRNPRWLFPALGRGRNQGGVADKPMAEASVQGAWKRVVDQSGLAKSVSIPTLRHSYASHLIEAGVGLRRVQQLLGHSSLQTTARYLHVTEPGGEHTRQIIDQLMQGVGAALDAGA; encoded by the coding sequence ATGAGCGAATTGCGACGGCGGATGACGGAAGACCTGCAGCTGCGGGGCTTGAGCGAACGCACCCAGGAGGCGTATTTGCGGGCGGTGCGGAAATTGGCGGAACACTTTCGCACGCCGCCGGATCGGCTGAGCGAGGAGCAGGTGCGGCAGTATTTGCTGTATCTCAAGAATGACTGCGGGTTTGCTCCCGGCTCGATGCGTGTCGCCGTCAATGGCGTGAAGTTCTTTTATCACTTCACCGCGCCGCGCGAATGGGCCACGCTGTGCAACATTCGCATCCCGCCGCAGAAGACGTTGCCCGACGTGCTGTCGCGGCCGGAGGTGCGGCAGTTGCTCGCCGCCGTGCGGACCCGCCACAACCGGGCTTACTTGTGGACGGTCTACGCTTGCGGCTTGCGGCTCAATGAAGGGCTGCATCTGCAGGTCGCCGATCTCGACAGCCAGCGGATGATGCTGCATGTGCATCGCGGCAAAGGCGCCAAGGATCGCTTTATTCTCCTGCCGCAAGAACTGCTGGCGATGTTGCGCCGTTACTGGCTTGAACATCGTAACCCGCGCTGGTTGTTTCCCGCTTTGGGACGCGGCCGCAACCAAGGCGGCGTCGCCGACAAGCCGATGGCCGAAGCCAGCGTGCAGGGCGCCTGGAAGCGGGTCGTCGATCAGTCAGGGCTGGCCAAGTCGGTCTCGATTCCTACGCTGCGGCACAGCTACGCCTCGCACCTGATCGAAGCCGGCGTCGGGTTGCGACGCGTGCAGCAGCTGCTGGGCCATAGTTCGTTGCAGACCACCGCGAGGTACTTGCACGTCACCGAGCCCGGCGGCGAACACACGCGCCAGATCATCGATCAGCTGATGCAAGGCGTCGGCGCCGCCTTGGATGCGGGAGCGTAG
- a CDS encoding IS91 family transposase, giving the protein MLTVADVLRRHGPAYLERHATTMPVEQKRVLRCIMACRTGELGTVHYACRQCGQAHVMGRSCGNRHCPSCQSEKGGVWCERQLARLLPCHYFLLTFTVPQAFREFARRHPRAAYAAMFRASSDALKTLAADPKRLGVKTLGFFGALHTWGRDLNYHPHLHYVVPGGGLDAEGQWRQTPTNFFLPCQPLSLLYRGKLRAALAAEGLLDEVDDSVWSESWVVDCQAVGDGAAAVKYLAPYVFRVALSDKRIVACDEQSVTFRYRRSGSQRWRTMRLDADEFVRRFLQHVLPRGLQKVRHYGFLSPRAGQPIESLKWLVAAALGLLFWLAWTETVIAPPTPDFACSECGGPLLRLRFEPPPPPRPIPTSQPP; this is encoded by the coding sequence ATGCTGACGGTCGCCGATGTTCTTCGTCGGCACGGTCCCGCCTACCTGGAACGCCACGCGACGACGATGCCTGTCGAACAGAAACGCGTGCTGCGCTGCATCATGGCTTGCCGCACCGGCGAGTTGGGGACCGTGCATTACGCCTGCCGCCAGTGCGGGCAGGCGCATGTGATGGGTCGCTCGTGCGGCAACCGCCATTGCCCCAGCTGTCAAAGCGAGAAGGGCGGCGTCTGGTGCGAACGACAGCTCGCCAGGCTGCTGCCGTGCCATTACTTCTTGTTGACGTTCACGGTTCCCCAGGCGTTCCGCGAGTTCGCTCGGCGACACCCGCGCGCCGCGTACGCCGCCATGTTCCGCGCTTCGAGTGACGCCCTCAAGACGTTGGCCGCCGACCCGAAACGGTTAGGCGTCAAGACGCTGGGCTTCTTCGGAGCGTTGCACACCTGGGGCCGCGACTTGAACTATCATCCGCACCTGCATTACGTCGTCCCCGGCGGAGGGCTGGACGCGGAAGGCCAATGGCGGCAGACGCCGACCAACTTCTTTCTGCCGTGTCAACCTCTGTCACTCCTGTACCGCGGGAAGCTGCGTGCGGCGCTTGCCGCAGAGGGCTTGCTGGACGAGGTCGACGACTCGGTCTGGAGCGAGTCCTGGGTGGTCGATTGCCAGGCGGTCGGCGACGGCGCGGCGGCGGTCAAGTATCTGGCGCCTTACGTGTTTCGCGTCGCCCTGTCCGACAAGCGGATCGTGGCCTGCGACGAACAATCGGTGACGTTCCGCTATCGCCGCAGCGGTTCGCAGCGCTGGCGCACAATGCGGCTGGACGCAGACGAGTTCGTGCGGCGATTTCTGCAGCACGTCCTGCCGCGAGGGCTGCAAAAGGTTCGTCATTATGGGTTCCTCAGTCCTCGCGCGGGGCAACCGATCGAGTCGCTGAAGTGGCTGGTCGCGGCCGCCTTGGGCTTGCTGTTCTGGCTGGCCTGGACGGAAACCGTCATCGCGCCGCCGACGCCCGACTTCGCCTGCAGCGAGTGCGGCGGGCCCTTGCTGCGTCTCCGTTTCGAGCCGCCTCCGCCGCCGAGGCCCATCCCCACTTCTCAACCGCCCTAG
- a CDS encoding site-specific integrase — translation MSELRRRMTEDLQLRGLSERTQEAYLRAVRKLAEHFRTPPDRLSEEQVRQYLLYLKNDCGFAPGSMRVAVNGVKFFYHYTAPRAWATLCNIRIPPQKTLPDVLSRPEVRQLLAAVRTRHNRAYLWTVYACGLRLNEGLHLQVADLDSQRMMLHVHRGKGAKDRFILLPQELLAMLRRYWLEHRNPRWLFPALGRGRNQGGVADKPMAEASVQGAWKRVVDQSGLAKSVSIHTLRHSYASHLIEAGVGLRRVQQLLGHSSLQTTARYLHVTEPGGEHTRQIIDQLMQGVGAALDTGA, via the coding sequence ATGAGCGAATTGCGACGGCGGATGACGGAAGACCTGCAGCTGCGGGGCTTGAGCGAACGCACCCAGGAGGCGTATCTGCGGGCGGTGCGGAAGTTGGCGGAACACTTTCGCACGCCGCCGGATCGGCTGAGCGAGGAGCAGGTGCGGCAGTATTTGCTGTATCTCAAGAATGACTGCGGTTTTGCTCCCGGCTCGATGCGTGTGGCTGTCAATGGCGTGAAGTTCTTTTATCACTATACCGCGCCGCGCGCTTGGGCCACGCTGTGCAACATTCGCATCCCGCCGCAGAAGACGTTGCCCGACGTGCTGTCGCGGCCGGAGGTGCGGCAGTTGCTCGCCGCCGTGCGGACCCGCCACAACCGGGCTTACTTGTGGACGGTGTACGCTTGCGGCTTGCGGCTCAACGAAGGGCTGCATCTGCAGGTCGCCGATCTCGACAGCCAGCGGATGATGCTGCATGTGCATCGCGGCAAAGGCGCCAAGGATCGCTTTATTCTCCTGCCGCAAGAACTGCTGGCGATGCTGCGCCGTTACTGGCTCGAACATCGTAACCCGCGCTGGTTGTTTCCCGCTTTGGGACGCGGCCGCAACCAAGGCGGCGTCGCCGACAAGCCGATGGCCGAAGCCAGCGTGCAGGGCGCCTGGAAGCGGGTCGTCGATCAGTCAGGGCTGGCCAAGTCGGTCTCGATTCATACGCTGCGGCACAGCTACGCCTCGCACCTGATCGAAGCCGGCGTCGGGCTGCGACGCGTGCAGCAGTTGCTGGGCCATAGTTCGTTGCAGACCACCGCGCGGTACCTGCACGTGACCGAGCCCGGCGGCGAACACACGCGCCAGATCATCGATCAGCTGATGCAGGGCGTCGGCGCCGCCTTGGATACGGGAGCGTAG
- a CDS encoding IS91 family transposase: MLTVADVLRRHGPAYLERHATTMPVEQKRVLRCIMACRTGELGTVHYACRQCGQAHVMGRSCGNRHCPSCQSEKGGVWCERQLARLLPCHYFLLTFTVPQAFREFARRHPREAYAAMFRASSDALKSLAADPKRLGVTTLGFFGALHTWGRDLNYHPHLHYVVPGGGLDAEGQWRQTPTSFFLPCQPLSLLYRGKLRAALAAEGLLDEVDDSVWSESWVVDCQAVGDGAAAVKYLAPYVFRVALSDKRIVACDEQSVTFRYRRSGSQRWRTMRLDADEFVRRFLQHVLPRGLQKVRHYGFLSPRAGQSIESLKWLVAAALGLLFWLAWTETIVAPPTPDFACSECGGPLLRLRFEPPPPPRPIPTSQPP; encoded by the coding sequence ATGCTGACGGTCGCCGATGTTCTTCGTCGGCACGGTCCCGCCTACCTGGAACGCCACGCGACGACGATGCCTGTCGAACAGAAACGCGTGCTGCGCTGCATCATGGCTTGCCGCACCGGCGAGTTGGGGACCGTGCATTACGCCTGCCGCCAGTGCGGGCAGGCGCATGTGATGGGTCGCTCGTGCGGCAACCGCCATTGTCCCAGCTGTCAAAGCGAGAAAGGCGGCGTCTGGTGCGAACGACAGCTCGCCAGGCTGCTGCCGTGCCATTACTTCCTGTTGACGTTCACGGTTCCCCAGGCGTTCCGCGAGTTCGCCCGGCGACATCCGCGCGAAGCGTACGCCGCCATGTTCCGCGCTTCGAGTGACGCCCTCAAGTCACTGGCCGCCGACCCGAAACGGTTAGGCGTCACGACGCTGGGCTTCTTCGGAGCGTTGCACACCTGGGGCCGCGACTTGAACTATCATCCGCACCTGCATTACGTCGTTCCCGGCGGAGGGCTGGACGCGGAAGGCCAGTGGCGGCAGACGCCGACCAGCTTCTTTCTGCCGTGTCAACCTCTGTCACTCCTGTACCGCGGGAAGCTGCGTGCGGCGCTTGCCGCAGAGGGCTTGCTGGACGAGGTCGACGACTCGGTCTGGAGCGAGTCCTGGGTGGTCGATTGCCAGGCGGTCGGCGACGGCGCGGCGGCGGTCAAGTATCTGGCGCCGTACGTGTTTCGCGTCGCCCTGTCCGACAAGCGGATCGTGGCCTGCGACGAACAATCGGTGACGTTCCGCTATCGCCGCAGCGGTTCGCAGCGCTGGCGCACAATGCGGCTGGACGCAGATGAGTTCGTGCGGCGATTCCTGCAGCACGTCCTGCCGCGAGGGCTGCAAAAGGTTCGTCATTATGGGTTCCTCAGTCCTCGCGCGGGGCAATCGATCGAATCGCTGAAGTGGCTGGTGGCGGCCGCCTTGGGCTTGCTGTTCTGGCTGGCCTGGACGGAAACGATCGTCGCGCCGCCGACGCCCGACTTCGCCTGCAGCGAGTGCGGCGGGCCCTTGCTGCGTCTCCGTTTCGAGCCGCCTCCGCCGCCGAGGCCCATCCCCACTTCTCAACCGCCCTAG